In one window of Opitutus sp. GAS368 DNA:
- a CDS encoding YggS family pyridoxal phosphate-dependent enzyme, producing the protein MRADALLHRIGEQCRAAGRNPREVTLLPVTKTHPAAAADYAARYGLAAVGENRVQEAAEKRTQTAAAVRWELIGHLQSNKAKLAVEHFGRIQSVDSEKLLNVLDRAAGELGRKLPVLLQINAGNDPAKFGAEPADAPRLLELALTKAHLQVEGLMTIAPLSDDPAVARRTFAHLRTIRDQLAARSGVPLRELSMGMSGDLDAALAEGSTLVRIGSALYGPRD; encoded by the coding sequence ATGCGCGCCGATGCCCTGCTCCATCGAATAGGGGAGCAATGCCGGGCGGCGGGTCGCAACCCCCGGGAAGTGACTCTTTTACCCGTGACCAAGACCCATCCCGCCGCCGCCGCGGATTACGCCGCGCGCTACGGTCTGGCCGCGGTCGGGGAAAATCGCGTGCAGGAAGCCGCGGAAAAGCGCACCCAAACCGCCGCCGCCGTGCGCTGGGAGCTCATCGGCCACTTGCAGTCCAACAAGGCGAAGCTGGCCGTCGAACATTTCGGCCGCATCCAGAGCGTCGACAGCGAAAAGCTCCTGAACGTCCTCGATCGCGCCGCCGGCGAACTCGGCCGCAAGCTGCCCGTCCTGCTGCAGATCAACGCCGGCAACGATCCGGCCAAGTTCGGGGCCGAGCCCGCGGACGCCCCCCGCCTGCTCGAACTCGCCCTGACCAAGGCGCACCTGCAGGTCGAAGGCCTGATGACCATCGCGCCGCTCTCCGATGATCCCGCCGTGGCGCGCCGCACCTTCGCCCATCTCCGGACGATCCGCGACCAGCTGGCCGCCCGCTCCGGCGTCCCGCTGCGGGAACTGTCCATGGGCATGAGCGGCGACCTTGATGCCGCCCTCGCCGAGGGCAGCACGCTGGTGCGGATCGGTTCCGCCCTTTACGGGCCGCGCGATTAG
- a CDS encoding 3-deoxy-7-phosphoheptulonate synthase — translation MQKTSDINVVETRALPSPAALLAELPKTEAQAEFVTRTRRDIHRVIFTDDRRFLLVIGPCSIHDLAAGRDYARRLAALAREVNNRVLIVMRVYFEKPRTTVGWKGLVMDPHLDGSHDIATGLRLARTFLRDVLDLGLPTATELLDPITPQYIADLICWSAIGARTAESQTHRQMASGLSMPLGFKNGTDGSIATAINAIKAAAQPHTFLGINLDGSASAIVTRGNPDCHVVLRGGGTGPNYSPAHIAQTEQLLAKAGLMKSILVDCSHDNSAKQPERQPEVMRELLGQIAAGSSSIMGAMIESNLGAGNQAFPQPKDRLRYGVSITDACIDWPTTEALVREIHTALAPRFK, via the coding sequence ATGCAGAAGACTTCCGACATCAATGTCGTCGAGACCCGCGCCCTGCCCTCGCCCGCCGCGCTGCTCGCGGAATTGCCCAAGACCGAGGCCCAGGCCGAATTCGTCACCCGCACCCGCCGCGACATCCACCGGGTGATCTTCACCGACGACCGGCGCTTCCTGCTGGTCATCGGCCCGTGCTCCATCCACGACCTGGCCGCGGGCCGCGATTACGCGCGCCGGCTCGCCGCGCTGGCCCGCGAGGTGAACAACCGCGTGTTGATCGTCATGCGCGTCTATTTCGAGAAACCGCGCACAACGGTCGGCTGGAAAGGGCTCGTGATGGACCCGCATCTCGACGGCTCGCATGACATCGCCACCGGCCTGCGGCTCGCCCGCACCTTTCTGCGCGACGTGCTCGACCTCGGCCTGCCCACGGCGACCGAGCTGCTCGACCCCATCACGCCGCAATACATCGCCGACCTGATCTGCTGGTCCGCCATCGGCGCCCGCACGGCGGAATCGCAGACGCACCGGCAGATGGCCTCCGGCCTTTCCATGCCGCTCGGCTTCAAGAACGGCACCGACGGCTCCATCGCCACCGCGATCAACGCCATCAAGGCCGCAGCCCAGCCCCACACCTTCCTCGGGATCAACCTCGACGGCTCGGCCTCCGCCATCGTCACCCGCGGCAATCCCGACTGCCACGTCGTCCTCCGCGGTGGCGGCACCGGCCCCAACTACTCGCCCGCGCACATCGCCCAGACCGAGCAGCTGCTCGCGAAGGCCGGCCTGATGAAGTCCATCCTCGTCGACTGCTCGCACGACAACTCCGCCAAACAGCCCGAGCGCCAGCCCGAGGTCATGCGCGAACTGCTCGGCCAGATCGCCGCGGGCAGCAGCTCGATCATGGGCGCCATGATCGAGAGCAATCTCGGCGCCGGCAACCAGGCCTTCCCCCAACCCAAGGACCGGCTGCGTTATGGCGTCTCGATCACCGATGCCTGCATCGACTGGCCGACGACGGAGGCCTTGGTGCGCGAAATCCACACCGCCCTCGCCCCCCGCTTCAAGTGA
- a CDS encoding acyl-CoA thioesterase, giving the protein MKDAVPPPEDAPLPEAQGVYSKFETELQVRPDDIDMYQHVHSSRYMDYVLAARFDQMERCYRMPMAEFQRRGYGWFMAATQMNFKRPLGLGDRVIVRTWIERFTLIGVKVQFQIERAADKKLSCDGWFDYVMVSMETARAVRLPEDIRAKYAI; this is encoded by the coding sequence GTGAAAGACGCGGTGCCACCCCCGGAGGACGCCCCTTTGCCCGAGGCGCAGGGAGTCTACTCGAAGTTCGAGACCGAACTGCAGGTGCGGCCCGACGACATCGACATGTATCAGCACGTCCACAGCAGCCGCTACATGGATTACGTGCTCGCGGCCCGGTTCGACCAGATGGAGCGTTGCTACCGGATGCCCATGGCTGAATTCCAGCGGCGCGGTTACGGGTGGTTCATGGCCGCGACCCAGATGAACTTCAAACGCCCGCTCGGACTCGGCGACCGCGTCATCGTCCGCACCTGGATCGAGCGGTTCACCCTCATCGGGGTGAAGGTGCAGTTCCAGATCGAGCGCGCGGCGGACAAAAAACTCAGCTGTGACGGCTGGTTCGACTACGTCATGGTTTCCATGGAAACGGCCCGGGCTGTGCGCCTGCCGGAGGATATCCGCGCCAAATACGCGATTTGA
- a CDS encoding malate dehydrogenase → MKTPIRVAVTGAAGQIGYSLLFRIASGAMFGPDQPVILQLIEAPIEKALKALEGVAMELDDCAFPLLKGIVQTSDAAVGFKDANWCLLIGAKPRGPGMERADLLKDNGRIFIEQGKIIDAVAAADARVAVVGNPANTNCMIAASQAKRLPAERFTAMVRLDQNRAQTQLARKAGVDLTAVKDIFIYGNHSPTMFPAFAHATINGQPATSVITDRAWLQGPFCETVGKRGAAIIAARGLSSAASAANALVDHVRSLVTPGAIHSIAVKSEGRYGFDANVWAGMPVRTTTPGSYEVITSYAMDDFAKSKIAATNKELAEERAFVADLIK, encoded by the coding sequence ATGAAAACCCCCATCCGTGTTGCAGTCACCGGTGCCGCCGGCCAGATCGGTTACTCGCTCCTTTTCCGCATCGCGTCCGGCGCCATGTTCGGCCCCGATCAACCCGTCATCCTGCAGCTGATCGAGGCTCCGATCGAGAAGGCCCTTAAGGCACTCGAGGGCGTCGCCATGGAACTCGACGACTGCGCCTTCCCGCTGCTCAAGGGCATCGTCCAGACCTCCGATGCTGCCGTCGGCTTCAAGGACGCCAACTGGTGCCTGCTCATCGGCGCCAAACCACGCGGGCCCGGCATGGAACGCGCCGACCTGCTCAAGGACAACGGCAGGATCTTCATCGAGCAGGGCAAGATCATCGACGCCGTCGCCGCGGCCGATGCGCGCGTCGCCGTCGTCGGCAATCCGGCCAACACGAACTGCATGATCGCCGCCTCACAGGCCAAGCGCCTCCCGGCCGAGCGTTTCACCGCGATGGTGCGCCTCGACCAGAACCGCGCGCAGACCCAGCTGGCCAGGAAGGCCGGCGTCGACCTCACCGCGGTGAAGGACATCTTCATCTACGGCAACCACAGCCCGACCATGTTCCCGGCGTTCGCCCACGCGACCATCAACGGCCAGCCGGCCACTTCCGTCATCACGGACCGCGCCTGGCTGCAGGGGCCCTTCTGCGAGACCGTCGGCAAGCGCGGCGCCGCCATCATCGCGGCCCGCGGCCTCTCGTCCGCCGCCTCCGCCGCCAACGCCCTCGTCGACCACGTCCGCTCGCTGGTCACGCCCGGTGCGATCCACTCGATCGCCGTGAAGAGCGAGGGCCGCTACGGCTTCGACGCCAACGTCTGGGCCGGCATGCCCGTGCGCACCACGACGCCCGGTAGCTACGAGGTCATCACCAGCTACGCCATGGACGACTTCGCGAAGTCCAAGATCGCCGCGACCAACAAGGAGCTCGCCGAGGAGCGCGCCTTTGTGGCCGACCTGATAAAATAA
- a CDS encoding (deoxy)nucleoside triphosphate pyrophosphohydrolase produces the protein MSASRPIPVVCAVIEREGRLLLAQRPVDKHLPLKWEFAGGKVEPGEDPATAIVREIREELGCEIVITRALPRFPYDYTRVVIEMIPFVCVLAPGSPAPHPHEHVALAWVTPDQLKDYDLAPADLPVVASYRQI, from the coding sequence GTGTCCGCCTCCCGCCCCATTCCCGTCGTCTGCGCCGTGATCGAGCGCGAGGGGCGCCTGCTCCTGGCGCAGCGCCCGGTGGACAAGCACCTGCCGCTCAAGTGGGAATTCGCCGGCGGCAAGGTCGAGCCGGGCGAGGATCCGGCCACCGCCATCGTGCGCGAGATCCGCGAGGAGCTCGGTTGCGAAATTGTCATCACCCGCGCCCTGCCGCGCTTCCCTTATGACTACACCCGCGTGGTCATCGAGATGATCCCGTTTGTCTGCGTGCTCGCGCCGGGCTCGCCCGCCCCCCACCCGCACGAGCATGTCGCCCTGGCCTGGGTCACGCCGGACCAGCTGAAGGACTATGACCTCGCGCCCGCCGACTTGCCGGTGGTCGCGAGTTACCGACAGATTTGA
- a CDS encoding LysR family transcriptional regulator, with translation MQIENFKIFADLVETKSFSKAAKLNGITQSAVSQQARSMERNFKTLMIDRSQKQFNLTREGQRIYEAAKEILHVYEKLESELQEMKKVISGTIRISTIYSIGLHELPPYIKKFLHDYPSVNVRVEYRRSNLVYEDILHNSVDFGLVAFPQRIRQIENIPFRNDTLVLITHPQHPLAQVGDVDIKALAGHKFIGFDPDIPTRKAVDQIFRDYKLEITPVMEFDNIETVKRAVEIDHGVAIVPHATVVQEVKQGTLTAISFKGKEFTRPLAILHRKGRVLTPAMKKFIEILNVEPTGE, from the coding sequence ATGCAAATCGAAAACTTCAAAATCTTCGCCGATCTGGTCGAAACCAAGAGTTTCTCCAAGGCCGCGAAGTTGAACGGCATCACGCAGTCGGCGGTCAGCCAGCAGGCCCGGTCCATGGAACGGAATTTCAAGACGCTGATGATCGACCGGAGCCAGAAGCAGTTCAACCTGACCCGCGAGGGGCAGCGGATTTACGAGGCGGCCAAGGAAATCCTGCACGTCTATGAGAAGCTGGAGAGCGAGCTGCAGGAGATGAAAAAGGTCATCAGCGGCACCATCCGGATCTCGACCATCTATTCCATCGGCCTGCACGAGCTGCCGCCCTACATCAAAAAATTCCTGCACGACTACCCCTCGGTCAACGTGCGGGTCGAATACCGCCGCTCCAACCTGGTCTACGAGGATATCCTGCATAACTCGGTCGATTTCGGCCTCGTCGCCTTCCCGCAGCGCATCCGGCAGATCGAGAACATTCCCTTCCGCAATGACACCCTGGTGCTGATCACCCACCCCCAGCATCCGCTGGCGCAGGTCGGCGACGTGGACATCAAGGCGCTGGCCGGCCACAAGTTCATCGGCTTCGATCCCGACATCCCGACCCGCAAGGCCGTCGACCAGATTTTCCGCGACTACAAGCTCGAGATCACGCCGGTAATGGAATTCGACAACATCGAGACGGTGAAGCGCGCCGTCGAGATCGACCACGGTGTCGCCATTGTCCCGCATGCGACCGTCGTGCAGGAAGTGAAGCAGGGCACGCTCACCGCGATCAGCTTCAAGGGGAAGGAGTTCACCCGGCCGCTCGCCATCCTGCACCGCAAGGGCCGGGTGCTGACCCCGGCGATGAAGAAGTTCATCGAGATCCTCAACGTCGAGCCGACCGGCGAATAA
- a CDS encoding TlpA disulfide reductase family protein → MTSLRLASVLVVVAALVGGAVLLQKNRRGPAPAQIATTALPAPAWKLKDLDGHEVSSDQFKGKVVVLDFWATWCGPCVEEIPGYIALQKKYAAAGLVVVGVSMDRAGPVRVKQFVQANGMNYPIVMGEDATVEAFGNFSAIPTTFLISREGRILNQKTGAVPPEEYEKLVKWALN, encoded by the coding sequence ATGACTTCTCTCCGCCTCGCCTCCGTTCTCGTCGTTGTCGCCGCACTGGTCGGCGGAGCGGTGCTCCTCCAGAAAAACCGCCGCGGTCCGGCGCCCGCACAGATCGCCACGACGGCGCTGCCGGCCCCGGCCTGGAAGCTCAAGGATCTGGACGGCCACGAGGTCAGCTCCGACCAGTTCAAGGGCAAGGTGGTCGTGCTGGATTTCTGGGCGACCTGGTGCGGGCCGTGCGTCGAGGAGATTCCCGGCTACATCGCCCTGCAGAAGAAATACGCCGCCGCCGGCCTGGTTGTCGTGGGGGTGTCGATGGATCGCGCCGGTCCGGTCCGCGTGAAGCAGTTCGTGCAGGCCAACGGCATGAACTACCCGATCGTCATGGGCGAGGATGCCACGGTGGAGGCGTTCGGGAACTTCTCCGCCATCCCCACCACCTTTCTCATCAGCCGCGAGGGCCGCATCCTGAACCAGAAGACCGGGGCGGTGCCGCCCGAGGAATACGAAAAGCTGGTCAAGTGGGCGCTGAATTGA
- a CDS encoding uracil-DNA glycosylase family protein, translated as MTPSVAAVKTHLARLSACALCPQMQKPVVVGRPVASRILLVGQAPGDKEPKLGRPFAWTAGKTLFKWFNEAPGWTEDEVRERIYFAAVCRCFPGKKETGGDRVPAEDEIANCSRWLAAEVALLQPQLVLPVGKLAITQFLPPAPLNDLIGKKLAIAYRGHAMDCIPLPHPSGASPWHRMEPGKTLLRQALALVAAHPAVRAAG; from the coding sequence ATGACTCCCTCCGTTGCAGCCGTCAAAACCCACCTGGCCCGGCTCTCGGCCTGCGCGCTCTGTCCGCAGATGCAGAAACCCGTCGTCGTCGGCCGGCCGGTCGCGAGCCGGATCCTGCTGGTCGGCCAGGCCCCGGGAGACAAGGAGCCGAAACTCGGCCGCCCCTTTGCGTGGACTGCCGGCAAGACGCTCTTCAAGTGGTTCAATGAGGCGCCCGGCTGGACCGAGGACGAGGTGCGCGAGCGCATTTATTTCGCCGCCGTCTGCCGCTGTTTCCCGGGCAAGAAGGAAACCGGCGGCGACCGCGTGCCCGCCGAGGACGAGATTGCGAACTGCTCGCGCTGGCTCGCGGCCGAAGTGGCGCTGCTGCAGCCGCAGCTCGTGTTGCCGGTGGGCAAGCTGGCGATCACCCAATTCCTGCCGCCGGCCCCGTTGAATGATCTCATCGGGAAAAAACTCGCGATCGCCTACCGCGGCCACGCCATGGACTGCATCCCGCTGCCCCATCCCTCGGGGGCGTCGCCCTGGCACCGGATGGAGCCGGGCAAGACGCTGCTGCGCCAGGCCCTCGCGCTCGTGGCGGCCCATCCCGCAGTCCGGGCGGCCGGCTAG
- a CDS encoding DUF3016 domain-containing protein — protein sequence MPDLHQTDALPQTGSSCVRNQPPKFVSNAHPMKTKLFLTAFLGLVAAGAASAASADKPAAPIEVTFIAPEKFTDVKDDAMGTDRGRDAVLGELKEHLVTQAAKYMVPGQQLEIKVTDVDLAGDFEPWRGPNFNDIRIVKDIYPPRVDLEFRLLGADGKVVSEGKRQLRNPDYLLTVARPTADRLRYEKEMLSDWLRQEFKRAS from the coding sequence ATGCCCGACCTGCATCAAACTGACGCACTACCCCAAACCGGCAGCAGTTGCGTCCGGAACCAACCCCCTAAGTTCGTTTCAAACGCCCACCCTATGAAGACAAAATTATTCCTGACTGCTTTTCTTGGTTTGGTCGCGGCCGGTGCCGCCTCGGCCGCGAGTGCGGACAAACCGGCCGCGCCGATTGAAGTGACTTTCATCGCGCCGGAAAAATTCACCGACGTGAAGGATGATGCGATGGGCACCGATCGCGGTCGCGACGCAGTGCTCGGCGAGTTGAAAGAGCACCTCGTGACGCAGGCGGCCAAATATATGGTGCCGGGCCAGCAGCTGGAGATCAAGGTGACCGATGTCGATCTCGCGGGCGATTTCGAACCGTGGCGGGGCCCGAATTTCAATGATATCCGCATCGTGAAGGATATTTATCCGCCGCGGGTCGACCTGGAGTTCCGCCTGCTTGGGGCCGACGGCAAGGTCGTGAGCGAAGGCAAGCGCCAGCTGCGGAACCCGGATTATCTGCTGACCGTGGCGCGGCCCACCGCGGACCGCCTGCGCTATGAAAAGGAAATGCTCAGCGACTGGCTGCGGCAGGAATTCAAGCGGGCCTCCTGA
- a CDS encoding TetR/AcrR family transcriptional regulator: MSDARPNETLDRVLIAAESLFAENGYDGTTLRQITQLAKVNLAAVNYHHGDKESLYLEIIRRRLQPINQSRLRNLTEAELQAGEAPVPLDTLVDIMARPLFELYADTDHGGRHAARLIGRSLVEPLPFMTKFLAEEFQPVMSRFGQALRRHAPTLSPEDFLWRLSFVVGAMLHALATLPRMKDLTRGICRDNDQAAARARFVQFAVRVFGPPESISQ, encoded by the coding sequence ATGAGTGATGCCCGGCCAAACGAAACGCTCGATCGTGTATTAATCGCAGCGGAGTCGTTATTTGCAGAGAATGGCTACGATGGGACAACCTTGCGGCAGATAACTCAGCTCGCGAAGGTTAATCTCGCCGCGGTCAATTATCACCATGGTGACAAAGAGAGCTTGTATCTGGAGATTATCCGGCGCCGCCTTCAACCCATCAATCAGTCCCGGCTCCGGAACCTCACCGAGGCCGAGCTGCAGGCAGGCGAGGCCCCGGTGCCGCTGGACACGCTCGTGGATATCATGGCTCGCCCCCTGTTCGAATTATATGCGGATACCGACCACGGCGGTCGGCACGCGGCGCGGCTCATTGGGCGCAGCCTGGTCGAGCCCCTGCCTTTCATGACGAAATTCCTCGCCGAGGAATTCCAGCCGGTGATGTCCCGCTTCGGGCAGGCGCTGCGCCGCCATGCCCCGACGCTGAGCCCGGAGGATTTTCTCTGGCGGCTCAGTTTCGTGGTCGGCGCCATGCTGCACGCCCTCGCAACCCTGCCCCGGATGAAAGATCTGACCCGTGGCATTTGCCGCGACAACGATCAGGCCGCGGCCCGGGCCCGGTTCGTGCAATTTGCCGTCCGGGTCTTTGGGCCGCCTGAGTCGATCAGCCAATAA
- a CDS encoding RNA-binding protein, whose amino-acid sequence MSNSKLYVGNLSFNTTEGELRSHFEQFGSVTDTYVAMDKMTGRPRGFAFVTMGTPDEAKMAIEKTNGVELGGRALQVNEARPKEERPGGGFGGGGGRGGFGGGGGGRGGYGGGRGGRSGGGGGYGGGGGGRY is encoded by the coding sequence ATGAGCAATTCCAAACTATACGTTGGAAACCTGTCGTTCAACACCACCGAGGGCGAACTCCGTTCGCACTTCGAGCAATTCGGTTCCGTCACCGACACCTATGTCGCCATGGACAAGATGACCGGCCGCCCCCGCGGTTTCGCGTTCGTCACCATGGGCACCCCCGATGAGGCCAAGATGGCCATCGAGAAGACCAATGGTGTCGAGCTCGGCGGTCGCGCCCTGCAGGTCAATGAGGCCCGTCCGAAGGAAGAGCGCCCGGGTGGCGGCTTCGGCGGCGGCGGCGGTCGCGGCGGCTTCGGTGGCGGCGGCGGCGGTCGTGGTGGCTACGGCGGCGGTCGCGGTGGTCGCAGCGGCGGCGGTGGCGGCTACGGCGGTGGTGGCGGCGGTCGCTACTAA
- a CDS encoding A24 family peptidase, whose amino-acid sequence MEVYQEAAKLFPWLYPLFIAVVGACVGSFLNVCIYRIPQNESVISPPSHCGCGKPIAWHDNIPVLSWLLLRGRARCCGRPFSFRYPAIELLTALLFLACWLLFPAGKAVAGAVLCAIVICALFIDLDHMIIPDVFTVWGAATGVLLSLLLPSLHGQSHDFFAVASLRSGRDALLGLCVGSAVVLWIALWAEAILKKEAMGFGDVKFLGALGTFVGWKGALFGMFGGAMLGCAWFVAAMLWQKATGRASPVAPPAETPEGQPAELGFGVHVPFGPMLGVAALIYFFGAHRWVDAYFAELSGLF is encoded by the coding sequence ATGGAAGTCTACCAAGAAGCCGCCAAGCTCTTCCCCTGGCTCTACCCGTTGTTCATCGCCGTCGTCGGCGCCTGCGTGGGCAGTTTTCTCAATGTCTGCATTTATCGCATCCCGCAGAACGAGTCCGTGATCTCCCCGCCGTCGCACTGCGGCTGCGGCAAACCCATCGCCTGGCATGACAACATCCCGGTGCTGAGCTGGCTCCTGCTGCGCGGCCGGGCGCGATGCTGCGGCCGGCCCTTCAGTTTCCGCTACCCCGCGATCGAGTTGCTGACCGCCCTGCTCTTCCTCGCGTGCTGGCTGCTGTTCCCGGCTGGCAAGGCGGTCGCCGGCGCCGTGCTGTGCGCCATCGTGATCTGTGCCCTGTTCATCGATCTCGACCACATGATCATCCCGGATGTCTTTACGGTCTGGGGCGCCGCGACGGGCGTGTTGCTCTCGCTGCTGCTGCCCTCGCTGCACGGCCAGAGCCACGACTTCTTCGCCGTCGCCAGCCTGCGGTCCGGCCGGGACGCCCTGCTTGGCCTGTGCGTGGGTTCGGCGGTGGTGCTGTGGATCGCACTCTGGGCCGAAGCGATTTTGAAAAAAGAAGCGATGGGCTTCGGTGACGTGAAATTCCTGGGCGCGCTCGGCACGTTCGTGGGCTGGAAGGGCGCGCTGTTCGGCATGTTCGGCGGCGCGATGCTCGGCTGCGCCTGGTTTGTCGCCGCGATGCTCTGGCAAAAGGCCACCGGCCGCGCTTCTCCGGTCGCGCCGCCCGCGGAAACCCCCGAGGGGCAGCCGGCGGAACTGGGCTTTGGCGTGCACGTGCCTTTCGGCCCCATGCTGGGCGTGGCCGCCCTGATCTATTTCTTCGGCGCCCACCGCTGGGTGGACGCCTATTTCGCGGAACTGTCGGGCTTGTTCTGA
- a CDS encoding shikimate dehydrogenase produces the protein MSAVAESIHTLADLEAWSFPGTALAVIGRPVAHSLSPAIHNAALAELAQAQPKYADWHYFKFDIAPAELPRALSLFHKNRFHGLNLTVPHKSLAVEHLVTSDAFVRAAGAANTLTYSESGWRGANTDGYGLTTALREDLRAELAGAHIILLGAGGAARGAAVECLRARCASLWIGNRTAATLDALLLNLQMFAGESVVRGFTLANPPPGLPAGATVINATSLGLAPTDAPPLDLKKIPAPARVYDMIYRPPQTTLLRQAAELGLPHANGLSMLIHQGARSLEIWTGGTVPVPVMQAAARAALNPA, from the coding sequence ATGAGCGCCGTTGCCGAATCCATCCATACCCTGGCCGACCTGGAAGCCTGGTCCTTTCCCGGCACGGCTCTGGCCGTCATCGGCCGGCCGGTCGCGCACTCGCTCAGTCCGGCGATCCACAATGCCGCCCTGGCCGAGCTCGCGCAGGCGCAGCCCAAGTATGCGGACTGGCATTACTTCAAGTTCGACATCGCCCCGGCGGAACTTCCGCGCGCCCTCTCCCTTTTCCATAAGAACCGGTTCCATGGCCTCAACCTGACCGTGCCGCACAAGTCGCTCGCGGTGGAGCACCTGGTCACCAGTGACGCCTTTGTCCGGGCCGCGGGGGCGGCCAACACGCTCACCTACTCCGAATCCGGCTGGCGCGGGGCCAACACCGACGGCTACGGCCTCACCACCGCCCTGCGGGAGGACCTGCGCGCCGAGCTGGCCGGCGCCCACATCATCCTGCTCGGGGCCGGCGGGGCGGCGCGGGGCGCCGCGGTTGAGTGCCTGCGGGCCCGTTGTGCGTCGCTCTGGATTGGCAACCGCACCGCGGCGACCCTGGACGCGCTGCTGCTCAACCTCCAGATGTTCGCGGGCGAATCGGTCGTGCGCGGCTTCACCCTGGCCAATCCGCCGCCCGGCCTGCCCGCGGGCGCCACGGTGATCAACGCCACCTCGCTCGGACTCGCCCCCACCGATGCTCCGCCCCTCGACTTGAAAAAAATCCCCGCTCCCGCCCGGGTCTACGACATGATTTACCGCCCGCCTCAAACCACCCTGCTGCGTCAGGCCGCCGAACTGGGCCTCCCCCACGCCAACGGCCTTTCGATGCTGATCCACCAAGGCGCCCGCTCCCTCGAGATCTGGACCGGCGGGACCGTGCCCGTGCCGGTCATGCAGGCCGCAGCCCGGGCCGCGCTCAACCCGGCCTGA
- a CDS encoding transglutaminase-like domain-containing protein: MEAKKFTAAQRKALEALLDDPSPAVRAALLAQFARHGRESVDLLRSFTSQSNRVLALHAASYLRELNFSDPVTEFRGFIRSLNYELETGALLLSRTVNPDVDIGACCTQLDAMAARCRQLIAEPATAREKCRVLNRVLFHEYGLRGNTDHYTDPLNSYLDQVLVRRKGIPISLSIVYLLVAERAGLNLSAVGLPGHFMVGCYEEHVPFFIDPFNAGVFLNAGEVFALLRSGSVHASVSDLAPTPVREVLCRCCRNLVNHYTAASEPERARLFAEFVAEFESTHERHAQP, encoded by the coding sequence GTGGAAGCGAAAAAATTCACGGCCGCGCAGCGAAAAGCCCTGGAGGCGCTGCTGGATGATCCCTCCCCCGCGGTGCGCGCCGCCCTCCTCGCGCAGTTCGCCCGGCACGGCCGCGAAAGCGTCGATCTGCTCCGTTCCTTCACCAGCCAGTCCAACCGCGTGCTGGCCCTGCATGCCGCCTCCTATCTGCGCGAGCTGAATTTCTCCGACCCGGTCACGGAGTTCCGCGGTTTCATCCGCTCACTCAACTACGAACTGGAGACGGGGGCGCTGCTGCTCAGTCGCACCGTCAATCCCGACGTCGACATCGGCGCCTGCTGCACGCAGCTGGACGCGATGGCCGCCCGCTGCCGGCAGCTGATCGCCGAACCCGCCACCGCCCGCGAGAAATGCCGCGTGCTGAACCGCGTCCTGTTCCACGAATACGGCCTGCGCGGCAACACCGACCATTACACCGACCCGCTCAACAGCTACCTCGACCAGGTCCTGGTCCGCCGCAAGGGCATCCCGATCTCACTTTCCATCGTCTACCTGCTGGTGGCGGAGCGCGCGGGGCTGAACCTCTCGGCGGTCGGCCTGCCCGGTCACTTCATGGTCGGTTGCTACGAGGAACACGTGCCGTTCTTCATCGACCCGTTCAACGCCGGGGTCTTCCTGAACGCCGGCGAGGTCTTCGCGTTGCTTCGCTCGGGCAGCGTCCACGCTTCCGTCTCCGACCTGGCCCCGACCCCGGTGCGCGAGGTGCTGTGCCGCTGCTGCCGCAATCTCGTCAACCACTACACCGCCGCGAGCGAACCGGAGCGCGCGCGGCTGTTCGCCGAGTTTGTCGCCGAGTTCGAGTCGACCCACGAGCGGCACGCGCAGCCGTAA